A single window of Vanessa tameamea isolate UH-Manoa-2023 chromosome 5, ilVanTame1 primary haplotype, whole genome shotgun sequence DNA harbors:
- the LOC113392669 gene encoding uncharacterized protein LOC113392669 — protein sequence MSLFVDLRQIRTSVSSLSEMVDKISTSVCKEKIDKERKKSVDSALYGSSIYKPTTLGFGVRFSQSQENICQDMPSSRLRSHMSLPNLGKSDHKISSTRPKIVEIDDEKNENDHKCTAQVSMENINDWIIASLNKRPHFDDSGHTHPMDFLENVKYYISELNITTEKQLPFLISCLDGLPLMWARCFKSEFKDVDDFFDAFEQEFWGSERQKSILYDMKLGKYDEKKSRMSMSEYFLYKVSNYKHLSPPPSDLEIIYSLAAHFPSAVELELRLTPKPTLREAYSLLRRREGEANDFLPNYLYEMCEAFQRGSQPESARRPEDQQSSKKEDENKRSK from the coding sequence atgagtttattcGTTGATTTACGGCAGATAAGAACTTCCGTTTCAAGTTTGTCAGAGATGGTAGACAAAATATCGACATCagtttgtaaagaaaaaatagacAAGGAACGTAAAAAAAGTGTAGATTCAGCGCTATACGGAAGCTCTATATACAAGCCGACCACATTGGGATTCGGAGTAAGGTTTTCACAAAGTCAAGAGAATATATGTCAAGACATGCCTTCTTCTAGATTACGAAGTCACATGTCTCTTCCAAATTTAGGTAAATCAGATCATAAGATATCATCAACTCGTCCAAAAATTGTCGAAATCGACgatgaaaaaaatgaaaatgatcaTAAGTGCACAGCACAAGTCTCAatggaaaatataaatgactGGATCATAGCGTCTTTGAACAAAAGACCTCACTTTGATGACAGTGGGCATACTCACCCCATGGATTTTTTGGAAAAcgtaaagtattatatttctgaACTAAATATAACGACAGAAAAGCAGCTTCCTTTTCTAATATCGTGTCTTGACGGACTTCCGCTAATGTGGGCGCGCTgttttaaaagtgaatttaaaGATGTGGATGATTTTTTTGACGCCTTTGAACAAGAGTTTTGGGGTTCGGAGAGACAGAAATCTATTCTTTACGATATGAAATTGGGAAAATATGACGAGAAAAAATCACGTATGAGCATGTCAGAATATTTCTTGTATAAAGTATCAAATTACAAACATTTGAGTCCCCCTCCCTCTGatttggaaataatatattctttagcAGCGCATTTTCCTTCTGCTGTTGAACTAGAATTACGTCTGACACCAAAACCTACATTACGGGAGGCATACAGCTTGCTCCGTCGTAGAGAAGGTGAAGCAAATGACTTTCTGCCTAATTACTTGTACGAAATGTGTGAGGCTTTTCAACGCGGATCCCAGCCAGAGTCCGCTCGCCGCCCGGAAGATCAGCAAAGCTCAAAAAAAGAAGATGAAAATAAGCgaagcaaataa
- the LOC113392689 gene encoding protein Wnt-11-like: MRLFIVIFILFFVFLPKSTKAIRWLALHESEGNWTENDCLEARRNGVLWSGQTRVCRRQPAAMPHVAAAARLARAACLAAHAGERWNCSSIELAPRYTPDLLTGTREQAYVYAMSAAALAWSVARACAAGALAACSCAAPPRAPPRPPRQAVPPEPHARFKWGGCGDNFQWSERFAKQFLDAHEIDVRDGRLEDEIMEFETTTTERVSTTSEPTTVPPVVILVDDQPAPANTSTAPRRKGRRGRKRLPRSPRRGRPTRKRFRSRYDYDEDKEYQHRNIEYRMAADDPRFDPQVDLHTRLQHLRPLIAAANLINNRFGRKAVSQGMRTKCTCHGVSGSCSVRTCWRALGALARAGGALAREAARATALPAHPAPRRPHRPLRRARARLRYVTPSPDYCEPDAAAGSLGTHGRKCNASAGSGAGGCGRLCCGRGRRALRSARLERCRCRYHWCCRVDCQLCRVTTEEHYCN, from the exons gGCGCTTCATGAAAGCGAAGGCAACTGGACGGAAAACGATTGTTTGGAAGCGCGGCGTAACGGAGTACTTTGGAGTGGTCAAACCCGCGTGTGTCGGCGTCAGCCAGCAGCCATGCCGCACGTAGCGGCCGCGGCTCGGCTCGCCCGTGCTGCTTGCCTCGCCGCACACGCCGGTGAGCGATGGAATTGTTCATCCATTGAACTCGCTCCAAGATATACGCCTGATTTACTTACAG GTACTCGCGAGCAAGCTTACGTGTACGCGATGTCAGCGGCCGCACTTGCGTGGTCAGTGGCGCGGGCGTGCGCAGCTGGTGCGTTAGCGGCGTGCTCGTGCGCGGCGCCGCCCCGTGCACCGCCTCGACCTCCACGCCAGGCCGTGCCTCCCGAACCGCACGCGCGGTTCAAATGGGGAGGCTGTGGAGATAACTTTCAATGGTCTGAGAG ATTTGCCAAACAGTTTCTGGACGCACATGAAATAGATGTTCGAGACGGAAGATTAGAAGATGAAATTATGGAATTCGAAACAACGACTACGGAAAGAGTATCTACTACTTCAGAACCGACGACGGTTCCTCCTGTTGTAATCCTCGTCGACGACCAGCCTGCTCCTGCGAATACTAGCACAGCTCCGAGAAGGAAGGGGCGACGAGGACGTAAACGTTTGCCTCGCTCTCCCCGACGAGGTCGACCTACTAGAAAAAGATTCAGATCTAg ATACGATTACGACGAAGATAAAGAATATCAACATCGGAATATTGAATACCGCATGGCGGCAGACGACCCCCGCTTCGACCCGCAAGTAGATCTGCATACGCGTCTCCAGCACCTCCGACCGCTCATCGCCGCCGCAAATCTTATCAACAACCGCTTCGGAAGAAAG GCAGTGTCGCAGGGCATGCGTACAAAGTGCACCTGTCACGGCGTGTCGGGCTCGTGCTCCGTGCGCACGTGCTGGCGCGCGCTGGGTGCGCTCGCCCGAGCCGGCGGCGCCCTAGCTCGCGAAGCGGCGCGCGCGACCGCGCTGCCCGCGCaccccgcgccgcgccgcccgcacCGCCCGctgcgccgcgcgcgcgcccgtCTGCGCTACGTCACGCCCAGCCCCGACTACTGCGAGCCCGACGCCGCCGCCGGCTCGCTCGGCACCCACGGACG CAAGTGCAACGCGAGCGCGGGCTCGGGCGCGGGGGGGTGCGGGCGGCTGTGctgcgggcgcgggcggcgcgcgctgCGCTCGGCGCGCCTGGAGCGCTGCCGCTGTCGCTACCACTGGTGCTGTCGCGTCGACTGCCAGCTGTGTCGCGTCACCACCGAGGAGCACTATTGCAACTGA